The following are encoded together in the Methylorubrum sp. B1-46 genome:
- a CDS encoding MFS transporter gives MDAETLSRRTLRFVNVAHALDHFVLLIYPTAVIAIAAQTGLGYGELIGLATGAFVAFGLCSLPMGWLADRFGRRTMLAIFFFGYGLSCLGVASAASPTAFAIWLCVLGLASAIYHPVGSAMLVTHAARLGRDLGVNGVWGNAGAATASGMTALLAATLGWQAAFIVPGLICLACGAAFLALVPGDGEGSRGKAGGAPIIPVARPVPLLTAFAFAIIAGGMTFNITTIALPKVVDERVGTGLPLAFIGSVATLVFAFGALTQLVMGRLIDRYSLPALFLGLSILQPLGLGIAAVSTGLPLLAGLVLTMAALYGQVVINDAMVARYVPAAYRTRAYSVRYFLGFTVSGFVVPMIAVLHDRGGFSLVLGVATSFGAVIFASAVGFFALTRTGASRPHAAAE, from the coding sequence ATGGACGCCGAGACCCTGTCCCGCCGCACCCTGCGCTTCGTCAACGTTGCGCATGCCCTCGACCACTTCGTTCTCCTCATCTACCCGACCGCCGTCATCGCCATCGCGGCACAAACGGGCTTGGGCTACGGCGAGTTGATCGGGCTTGCGACCGGTGCCTTCGTCGCCTTCGGACTCTGCTCGCTGCCGATGGGATGGCTTGCCGACCGGTTCGGCCGGCGCACCATGCTAGCGATCTTCTTCTTCGGCTACGGCCTGTCCTGCCTCGGCGTGGCGAGTGCGGCGAGCCCGACTGCGTTTGCAATCTGGCTCTGCGTGCTGGGGCTCGCCTCGGCGATCTACCATCCGGTCGGCTCGGCGATGTTGGTCACCCATGCGGCCCGCCTCGGTCGCGATCTCGGCGTGAATGGAGTCTGGGGCAACGCCGGGGCGGCGACCGCATCCGGCATGACGGCCCTGCTCGCCGCCACCCTCGGTTGGCAGGCCGCCTTCATCGTGCCGGGCCTGATCTGCCTCGCCTGCGGCGCGGCCTTCCTGGCTCTCGTGCCCGGCGACGGGGAGGGCAGCCGCGGCAAGGCGGGGGGCGCTCCAATCATCCCCGTGGCGCGCCCGGTCCCTCTCCTCACCGCGTTCGCCTTCGCCATCATTGCGGGCGGCATGACCTTCAACATCACCACCATTGCCTTGCCGAAGGTCGTGGACGAGCGTGTCGGCACGGGACTTCCATTGGCCTTTATCGGCTCGGTGGCGACCCTCGTCTTCGCGTTCGGGGCCCTGACCCAGCTGGTGATGGGGCGGCTGATCGACCGCTACAGCCTACCGGCCCTCTTCCTCGGTCTATCCATCTTGCAGCCGCTCGGGCTCGGCATCGCCGCTGTGAGCACGGGCCTACCGCTGCTCGCCGGCTTGGTGCTGACGATGGCGGCGCTCTACGGCCAAGTGGTGATCAACGACGCGATGGTTGCTCGCTACGTGCCGGCAGCTTACCGGACCAGGGCCTACAGCGTGCGCTATTTCCTGGGCTTTACCGTCAGTGGCTTCGTGGTGCCGATGATCGCCGTCCTGCACGATCGCGGCGGCTTCAGTCTCGTGCTCGGTGTCGCGACGAGCTTCGGCGCCGTCATCTTCGCCTCGGCCGTCGGCTTCTTCGCGCTGACCCGCACAGGGGCATCGCGACCGCACGCTGCAGCGGAGTAG
- a CDS encoding helix-turn-helix domain-containing protein yields MRSIRAEDYQDVPRAVAVMPKHYAASSRIAPHSHPRAQLLYATAGLMMATAEDGTWVVPEGHALWIPPRLTHAVAMHGAVAMCSAYLSVEAVRGFPTRARVIEVSALLAASLAALGAEPVLYDEAARGGHLAALVLDEIQRAPETKLTLPLPSDPRLRRVCLGLIEAPATTFDLDAWADRSGLSRRTLTRRFRRETELTFGQWRARARVVRALALAADGWTPRQVAASVGYRSIQALRERTKGLLPMQTSDVRTLRSISFVDPRGRVESAAERLLTVRETKPAPYL; encoded by the coding sequence ATGCGTTCGATCCGCGCGGAGGATTACCAGGACGTCCCCCGCGCCGTTGCGGTGATGCCGAAGCACTACGCCGCCAGCAGTCGCATCGCTCCTCACTCCCACCCGCGGGCGCAGCTGCTCTACGCCACCGCGGGCCTGATGATGGCTACCGCCGAGGACGGGACCTGGGTCGTTCCCGAAGGCCATGCCCTGTGGATACCGCCGCGCTTGACACATGCGGTGGCGATGCACGGGGCGGTCGCGATGTGCTCGGCCTATCTCTCCGTCGAGGCAGTGCGAGGCTTTCCCACCCGAGCCCGCGTCATCGAGGTCTCGGCCCTACTCGCCGCCAGCCTTGCGGCCCTCGGGGCGGAACCGGTCCTCTACGACGAAGCGGCTCGAGGCGGGCACCTCGCTGCTCTGGTGCTGGACGAGATCCAGCGGGCGCCGGAGACCAAGCTGACCTTGCCTTTGCCAAGCGATCCCCGCCTGCGCCGGGTCTGCCTCGGCCTCATCGAGGCACCCGCGACAACCTTCGACCTCGACGCCTGGGCGGATCGCTCCGGCCTTAGCCGTCGCACCCTGACGCGCAGGTTCCGCCGCGAGACGGAACTCACCTTCGGTCAATGGCGGGCTCGGGCGAGGGTCGTGCGGGCCTTGGCACTCGCTGCCGATGGGTGGACGCCGCGCCAAGTCGCGGCTTCTGTCGGCTATCGCAGCATTCAAGCCCTGCGGGAGCGGACGAAGGGTTTGCTGCCGATGCAGACATCCGACGTACGAACACTTCGGAGCATTTCGTTTGTCGATCCCCGAGGCCGAGTGGAATCGGCGGCGGAACGTCTGCTTACGGTCCGGGAGACGAAGCCTGCTCCCTATCTCTGA
- a CDS encoding IS701 family transposase, with protein MAERPLGQDLDAWLVPFLAAMGRKTRRTWAPLYLRGLLGPGDRKSLQPMAARLGLPGHDQLQHFIASPAWDDGPLWAELTRTADRLVGGSDACLVIDDTALPKKGTRSVGVARQYCGHLGKKANCQSLVSLTLARGEVPVPLGLHLFLPEEWVADPKRCERAGVPEAAVVPQSKGEIALAELDRLQAEGVRFGVVLADAGYGCSAVFRHGLDARGLTWAVGIAKNQKVYDPDVRLVEPGGRARRPVPDQEPREAEAVLATLPWRRVTWRQGTKGALAARFAMTRVRVGDGPIWGNNRHLPGAEVWLVGEWRTSGERKYYLSNLPPRTTRRALAGTIKARWVCEQGHQQLKEELGLDHFEGRSWTGLHRHALMTCIACAYLQHLRLAGPDRTDGGKKGGRPTGTATVSEPAGRAAGHHRPPVRRSHPTGAMPTLSAPLPAAI; from the coding sequence ATGGCCGAGAGACCGTTGGGTCAGGATCTCGATGCGTGGCTGGTGCCGTTCCTAGCTGCGATGGGGCGCAAGACGCGGCGGACCTGGGCGCCGCTGTACCTGCGCGGCCTGCTCGGCCCCGGGGATCGCAAGAGCCTGCAGCCGATGGCCGCCCGTCTCGGGCTGCCGGGCCACGACCAACTGCAGCACTTCATCGCCAGCCCGGCCTGGGACGACGGCCCGCTCTGGGCGGAACTCACCCGTACCGCGGACCGGCTGGTCGGCGGATCCGATGCCTGTCTGGTGATCGACGATACGGCGCTGCCGAAGAAGGGCACGCGCTCGGTGGGCGTGGCGCGCCAGTACTGCGGGCACCTCGGCAAGAAGGCCAACTGCCAGTCGCTCGTCTCCCTCACCCTGGCGCGGGGCGAGGTGCCCGTGCCGTTGGGCCTGCACCTGTTCCTGCCGGAGGAGTGGGTCGCCGACCCGAAGCGGTGTGAGCGGGCAGGTGTGCCCGAGGCGGCGGTGGTGCCGCAGAGCAAGGGCGAGATCGCGCTTGCCGAACTCGACCGCCTGCAGGCCGAGGGCGTTCGCTTCGGTGTGGTGCTGGCCGATGCCGGCTACGGCTGTAGCGCCGTGTTTCGGCATGGCCTCGACGCGCGCGGGCTGACCTGGGCGGTGGGGATCGCCAAGAACCAGAAGGTCTACGATCCCGACGTGCGGCTAGTGGAGCCGGGCGGCAGGGCGCGCAGACCCGTGCCGGATCAGGAACCGCGGGAGGCCGAGGCGGTTCTCGCCACGCTGCCGTGGCGGCGCGTGACGTGGCGGCAGGGCACGAAGGGCGCGCTCGCGGCCCGGTTTGCCATGACCCGCGTGCGGGTGGGCGACGGTCCGATCTGGGGCAACAATCGCCACCTGCCGGGCGCCGAGGTCTGGCTGGTGGGCGAGTGGCGCACCTCGGGCGAGCGCAAGTACTATCTCTCGAACCTGCCGCCCCGCACGACCCGGCGCGCCCTGGCCGGCACAATCAAGGCGCGCTGGGTGTGCGAGCAAGGCCACCAGCAGCTGAAGGAGGAGCTGGGCCTCGACCACTTCGAGGGCCGCTCCTGGACCGGCCTGCACCGGCACGCGCTGATGACGTGCATCGCCTGCGCCTACCTGCAGCACCTGCGCCTGGCTGGGCCCGACCGGACGGATGGGGGAAAAAAAGGTGGCCGGCCTACCGGGACCGCCACTGTCTCCGAGCCTGCCGGCCGTGCGGCAGGCCATCATCGGCCGCCTGTTCGTCGATCTCATCCCACCGGTGCGATGCCCACACTGTCGGCGCCGCTTCCGGCTGCCATCTGA